One segment of Chthonomonadales bacterium DNA contains the following:
- a CDS encoding DUF134 domain-containing protein: protein MPRPVHCRRVAHQPGSARFEPADAAAGPEVILGLDELEALRLADLEGLYQEQAADEMGVSRPTFGRIVASARRKVADALVNRKVLRVAGGNVRMTTEREFVCAECAHRWALPCGTGRPAECPACHAATFHRVHADGTVGCGGRQHGRGKGHGRGHCGRPAAESAGTP from the coding sequence ATGCCGAGGCCGGTGCACTGTCGACGCGTGGCCCATCAGCCGGGGAGCGCTCGGTTCGAGCCTGCCGATGCTGCAGCGGGGCCCGAGGTGATCCTGGGGCTGGACGAGCTGGAGGCGCTGCGGCTGGCGGACCTGGAGGGGCTCTACCAGGAGCAGGCCGCCGACGAGATGGGCGTCTCCCGGCCGACGTTCGGACGCATCGTTGCCTCTGCGCGCCGCAAGGTGGCCGACGCCCTGGTGAACCGCAAGGTCCTGCGGGTGGCAGGAGGGAATGTGCGGATGACAACGGAGCGCGAGTTCGTGTGCGCGGAGTGCGCGCACAGGTGGGCGCTGCCCTGCGGGACCGGGCGGCCGGCGGAGTGCCCGGCATGTCACGCGGCGACGTTCCACCGCGTGCACGCCGACGGCACGGTCGGGTGCGGGGGCCGGCAGCACGGCCGTGGCAAGGGGCATGGCCGTGGCCACTGTGGGCGCCCGGCTGCGGAGTCGGCGGGCACCCCCTGA
- a CDS encoding fatty acid desaturase — MPLQPSPAPRQAPRPDWRRELARFEKPDTRKAVWQLVDTFVPYVALWAAMVVMLRQGLSYWLVLPLVVVASGFLVRIFIFFHDCCHDCFLPTRRANRLVGYITGVLTFTPFDDWRHQHALHHAGSGNLERRGAGDIWTLTVAEYRSAPGIRRLGYRLFRNPLVLFLLGPFYMFFVAQRFWHRESGERGRRSVAVTNAALLGLVAAASLTIGLKTYLLIQIPVMAVAGMFGIWLFYVQHQYDPTYWEHQSGWDPVQASLEGSSYYKLPKVLQWFSGNIGLHHIHHLRARIPNYHLQACYDSVAELQAVEPLTLLGSLRCLFLNLWDEGERRMVSFRALRRRSSAA; from the coding sequence TTGCCCCTTCAGCCGTCGCCTGCGCCCCGGCAGGCACCACGTCCCGACTGGCGCAGGGAGCTCGCCAGGTTCGAGAAGCCCGACACACGCAAGGCCGTCTGGCAGCTCGTCGACACGTTCGTTCCGTACGTCGCGCTCTGGGCGGCCATGGTCGTCATGCTCCGGCAGGGGCTCTCCTACTGGCTGGTGCTCCCACTGGTCGTCGTCGCCTCCGGCTTCCTCGTGCGGATCTTCATCTTCTTCCACGACTGCTGCCACGACTGTTTCCTGCCCACCCGCCGCGCCAACCGCCTGGTAGGCTACATCACCGGCGTGCTGACCTTCACGCCGTTCGATGACTGGCGTCATCAGCACGCGCTGCACCATGCGGGCTCCGGCAACCTGGAGCGCCGGGGCGCCGGCGACATCTGGACGCTGACCGTGGCCGAGTACCGGTCCGCCCCCGGCATTCGGCGGCTTGGCTACCGGCTCTTCCGCAACCCGCTCGTGCTGTTTCTTCTGGGACCCTTCTACATGTTCTTCGTGGCGCAGCGTTTCTGGCACCGGGAGTCCGGCGAGCGCGGCCGCCGGAGCGTCGCAGTCACCAACGCGGCGCTGCTCGGCCTGGTCGCCGCCGCGTCACTGACCATCGGGCTCAAGACCTATCTGCTCATCCAGATCCCGGTGATGGCGGTGGCGGGCATGTTCGGCATCTGGCTCTTCTACGTGCAGCACCAGTACGACCCGACCTACTGGGAGCACCAGTCGGGCTGGGACCCGGTTCAAGCGTCTCTGGAGGGGAGCTCGTACTACAAGCTGCCGAAGGTGCTCCAGTGGTTCAGCGGCAACATCGGGCTGCACCACATCCATCACCTGCGCGCGCGCATCCCGAACTACCACCTGCAGGCGTGTTACGACAGCGTGGCGGAGCTGCAGGCGGTCGAGCCGCTCACGCTGCTGGGTAGCCTGCGCTGCCTGTTCCTCAACCTCTGGGACGAAGGCGAGCGCCGGATGGTGAGCTTCCGGGCGCTGCGGCGGCGTTCGAGCGCGGCCTGA
- a CDS encoding endo-1,4-beta-xylanase, translating to MRWRWMATGALAALTALAATGASRTQPGPLRFGYEQGTEGWQAVPPPAGVAVALSVTRRAGQAKVGVHALEARYRVEPGKLAGVTHAVTGVAEGGIRAWLRTDVTTTLVLGAIERDGSAYLHAVPMSPGAWRRVEVAFASLTLSDDSKDENGRLDPDQVGTLAIGDAAGFLPGAAAGPERILWIDEYEVAGDIEGPERAPYVPLLQTGPPAPSGARVTVGVTYPPGRFGRGLLADAPGELAAVPVQGARGDAGWSGAEGTVEMWVSLRADRLRPDACLLAMQCEPFMVGLRGSLQLFHTGTGQIVLLMNANPRTMAASPPIRWRRGEWHHVAASWGPAGMRLYLDGRVVGRNGYAGGPGALAADLVVGNQAWTIASNRFADAVLDDLRLSRRARGDTEIVASASGDAPLESDEATLALEHFDASPVPPLRLRPAAAPWHASPAGRSVRLAVEAPAPRDAAGRLTYTVRTPAGAVVRRGSARWPARAASVLLPLAALRSPGFYRLDLRLEGGEGGANRGAVWFRVGGAPARAAGAAPLFGASACYAEPEDNADFFRQAAAAGVRTLRMPFEWAEIEPREGHFVWDRYDRIVRWARRDGIELIPTFIWENPQPAWAGPGNVARPRGSERYPPTDLRKWSAFVYRVVGRYRGSVRWWIPANEPNLPRYWHPKPDATAYVALLRATREAARRADPRARLLGCSVAGMDLGFLEACFRAGALRYCDAVGVHPYICPRSPDEPIPVNVLDPRSMIGTFQQGLEAAGRLIARHGGRQKLWLDEVGQPYRDDFVLPDWGVPEPTAAEYVAKLYAAALASRVVDRVLWFSFRGGKYGSFALVRPDGSPTLPLAAYAVAASRLDGAVFAGSGGRGASLRSVRARRDGQTVEVIWCPTGKREIRLRAGERASDLYGFPVAGPRLTVGAAPIYVEWTGARR from the coding sequence ATGCGCTGGCGATGGATGGCCACGGGGGCGCTTGCGGCGCTGACGGCCCTGGCGGCAACGGGCGCCTCCCGCACGCAGCCCGGGCCGCTCCGGTTCGGCTACGAGCAGGGAACCGAGGGCTGGCAGGCCGTGCCGCCACCTGCAGGCGTGGCGGTCGCCCTCTCGGTCACTCGGCGGGCCGGGCAGGCGAAGGTGGGCGTCCACGCGCTGGAGGCGCGCTACCGCGTGGAGCCGGGCAAGCTTGCCGGCGTTACGCACGCCGTGACCGGCGTTGCTGAGGGCGGAATCCGCGCCTGGCTGCGCACCGACGTGACCACCACGCTCGTGCTCGGCGCCATCGAGCGCGATGGCTCCGCCTATCTGCACGCCGTTCCGATGTCGCCGGGCGCCTGGCGGCGCGTCGAGGTCGCGTTCGCCTCCCTGACCCTGAGCGACGACTCGAAGGACGAGAACGGGAGGCTGGACCCCGATCAAGTGGGCACGCTGGCCATTGGCGACGCGGCCGGCTTCCTGCCGGGGGCTGCCGCCGGGCCGGAGCGCATACTGTGGATTGACGAGTACGAGGTGGCCGGCGATATCGAGGGGCCGGAGCGCGCTCCCTACGTTCCGCTGCTGCAGACGGGCCCGCCCGCGCCCTCCGGGGCGCGCGTGACGGTGGGCGTGACCTACCCACCGGGGCGCTTTGGGCGCGGGCTCCTTGCCGACGCGCCCGGCGAGCTGGCGGCCGTGCCGGTGCAGGGGGCCCGCGGCGACGCCGGCTGGAGCGGCGCGGAGGGCACCGTGGAGATGTGGGTGAGCCTGCGCGCGGACCGCCTCCGGCCGGACGCCTGTTTGCTCGCCATGCAGTGCGAGCCTTTCATGGTGGGTCTGCGGGGCAGCCTGCAGTTATTCCACACAGGCACGGGCCAGATCGTGCTCCTGATGAACGCCAACCCGCGGACGATGGCCGCCAGCCCGCCGATCCGCTGGCGCCGGGGTGAGTGGCACCATGTGGCGGCGTCGTGGGGGCCGGCGGGCATGCGCCTCTACCTGGATGGCCGAGTCGTGGGGCGCAATGGCTATGCGGGTGGTCCTGGCGCCCTGGCCGCGGACCTGGTGGTGGGCAACCAGGCCTGGACCATCGCCTCCAACCGATTCGCCGACGCCGTGCTGGACGACCTGCGCCTCTCGCGGCGCGCCCGCGGCGACACGGAGATCGTCGCCTCCGCCTCGGGCGACGCCCCTCTCGAGAGCGACGAGGCCACGCTGGCGCTGGAGCACTTCGACGCTTCTCCGGTGCCCCCGCTGCGCCTGCGGCCCGCCGCTGCCCCGTGGCACGCCTCGCCGGCGGGTCGGAGCGTACGCCTGGCGGTGGAGGCTCCGGCCCCGCGCGACGCGGCCGGCCGGCTGACCTACACGGTTCGTACGCCCGCCGGCGCCGTGGTGCGGCGCGGAAGCGCGAGGTGGCCGGCGCGCGCCGCGAGCGTCTTGCTCCCACTGGCCGCGCTGCGCTCCCCCGGCTTCTACCGGCTGGACCTGCGCCTGGAGGGTGGCGAGGGCGGGGCTAACCGCGGCGCGGTATGGTTTCGTGTGGGCGGGGCCCCGGCGCGCGCGGCCGGCGCCGCTCCGCTGTTCGGCGCCTCCGCCTGCTACGCCGAGCCCGAGGACAACGCCGACTTCTTCCGGCAGGCGGCCGCGGCCGGCGTCCGCACGCTGCGCATGCCGTTCGAGTGGGCCGAGATCGAGCCGCGAGAGGGCCACTTCGTCTGGGACCGGTACGACCGGATCGTGCGATGGGCGCGGCGCGACGGCATCGAGTTGATCCCCACCTTCATCTGGGAGAACCCGCAACCGGCGTGGGCCGGTCCCGGAAACGTGGCGAGGCCGCGCGGCTCGGAGCGCTACCCGCCGACCGACCTCAGGAAGTGGAGCGCGTTCGTCTACCGTGTCGTTGGCCGCTACAGGGGCTCGGTGCGCTGGTGGATCCCCGCCAACGAGCCCAACCTGCCGCGCTACTGGCACCCGAAGCCGGACGCCACGGCCTACGTGGCGCTGCTCCGGGCGACCCGGGAGGCCGCTCGGCGCGCCGACCCGCGCGCGAGGCTGCTCGGCTGCAGCGTGGCGGGCATGGACCTGGGCTTCCTGGAGGCCTGCTTCCGCGCGGGCGCGCTGCGCTACTGCGACGCCGTGGGCGTACATCCCTACATCTGCCCGCGCAGCCCGGACGAGCCGATCCCGGTCAACGTGCTCGATCCCCGCTCCATGATCGGGACGTTCCAGCAGGGCCTGGAGGCGGCGGGCAGGCTGATCGCGCGCCATGGCGGGCGGCAGAAGCTGTGGCTGGACGAGGTCGGGCAGCCCTACCGCGACGACTTCGTCCTACCGGACTGGGGAGTGCCGGAGCCGACCGCGGCCGAGTACGTGGCGAAGCTGTATGCCGCGGCGCTCGCGTCGCGGGTGGTGGATCGGGTCCTCTGGTTCTCCTTCCGGGGCGGGAAGTATGGCTCGTTCGCGCTCGTGCGGCCGGACGGCAGCCCGACGCTCCCGCTGGCCGCCTACGCGGTCGCCGCCTCGCGGCTGGACGGGGCCGTCTTCGCGGGGAGCGGGGGGCGGGGAGCGAGCCTGCGCTCCGTGAGGGCGCGACGCGACGGGCAAACGGTGGAGGTCATCTGGTGCCCCACCGGCAAGCGCGAGATCCGGCTGCGCGCGGGCGAGCGCGCCTCCGACCTGTATGGCTTCCCGGTGGCGGGACCGCGGCTGACCGTCGGCGCGGCGCCGATCTACGTCGAGTGGACGGGCGCGAGAAGGTAG
- a CDS encoding LacI family DNA-binding transcriptional regulator produces the protein MRRTLKQIATELKVSPMTVSRALRGAPGVGEETAARIREYARSVHYRPDQAARSLVARRARAFGIIVPNLRHSFWLDMVIGVECVARAAGYQVFISHAADDPRTEREEIRALVSRRVDALLVASCDPDANADLMWEAEAGGVPVVLFDRHGERIAAPGVYADDAGGARQATAHLAGIGYRRIAHLAGDLRYSPARLRVAGYEATMHERGLTPLVREAGFGEPNGHRGMHALLEARAPEAVFVSHDPSAIGALHAALERGLRVPEDVAIVGFGDIECAAHVAVPLTTVSQPKVELGEALGALALRRIAGQACATERVVLPTHLVVRRSCGALPRSVPPEGERL, from the coding sequence ATGCGCCGGACGCTCAAGCAGATCGCCACCGAGTTGAAAGTATCTCCGATGACCGTCTCACGCGCGCTGCGCGGAGCGCCCGGGGTCGGCGAGGAGACGGCCGCGCGGATCCGCGAGTACGCCCGCAGCGTCCATTACCGGCCTGACCAGGCCGCGCGCAGCCTGGTGGCGCGGCGCGCACGGGCCTTCGGCATCATCGTACCCAACCTGCGCCACTCCTTCTGGCTCGACATGGTGATCGGCGTCGAGTGCGTCGCGCGCGCCGCCGGCTACCAGGTCTTCATCTCCCACGCCGCCGACGACCCCCGCACCGAACGCGAGGAGATCCGCGCGCTCGTCAGCCGTCGGGTCGACGCCCTCCTGGTGGCCTCGTGCGACCCGGACGCCAACGCCGACCTGATGTGGGAGGCCGAGGCGGGCGGCGTGCCGGTGGTGCTCTTCGACCGACACGGCGAGCGCATCGCCGCGCCGGGAGTCTACGCCGACGACGCGGGCGGCGCCCGCCAGGCTACCGCGCACCTGGCCGGCATCGGCTACCGCCGCATCGCCCACCTCGCGGGCGATCTGCGCTACTCCCCCGCCCGCCTGCGCGTCGCCGGCTACGAGGCCACGATGCACGAGCGCGGGCTTACTCCGCTCGTCCGGGAGGCCGGCTTCGGCGAGCCCAACGGCCATCGGGGCATGCACGCGCTCCTGGAAGCCCGGGCACCGGAGGCCGTCTTCGTCTCCCACGACCCCAGCGCCATCGGCGCGCTGCACGCGGCACTGGAGCGGGGCCTGCGCGTGCCGGAGGACGTGGCCATCGTGGGGTTTGGCGACATCGAGTGCGCCGCGCACGTCGCGGTGCCGCTCACGACCGTCTCGCAGCCCAAGGTCGAGCTTGGCGAGGCGCTCGGCGCGCTGGCGCTGCGGCGCATCGCCGGGCAGGCCTGCGCCACCGAGCGCGTGGTGCTGCCGACCCATCTCGTGGTGCGCCGCTCTTGCGGCGCCCTTCCGCGGTCTGTTCCCCCCGAAGGAGAGAGGCTATGA
- a CDS encoding prepilin-type N-terminal cleavage/methylation domain-containing protein, whose translation MRGNRGFTLIELLVVIAIIAILAAILFPVFAQARTKARQASDLSNQKQISLGILMYVQDYDEVMCSAGMYAGNVDYYTWQYSIFPYVKSTPIYRSPQYAFRWKDTDFPGWAWALMTPEVTVQNAGGYYMDVSYGINNTDDWAWQNTCGGILQGWADGSNGAGHGGPASPPWKTTSLASIALPAATVLTTNAKFPDLWAASDHDILVDGALPCGFTPVGYFSWDSLDPNVIGAFNGQVNVSYCDGHVKSRRISASCPSDWTVADDAAVDPLPACRK comes from the coding sequence ATGAGAGGCAACCGTGGCTTCACGCTCATCGAGCTGCTAGTGGTGATCGCCATCATCGCGATTCTCGCGGCGATCCTGTTCCCCGTCTTCGCGCAGGCACGCACCAAGGCGCGCCAGGCATCCGACCTGAGCAACCAGAAGCAGATCTCGCTCGGCATCCTGATGTACGTGCAGGACTACGACGAGGTGATGTGCTCGGCCGGAATGTACGCCGGCAATGTCGACTACTACACCTGGCAGTACTCGATCTTTCCCTACGTCAAGAGCACACCGATCTACCGATCGCCGCAGTACGCCTTCCGCTGGAAGGACACCGACTTCCCGGGCTGGGCCTGGGCGCTGATGACGCCGGAGGTGACGGTACAGAACGCCGGCGGCTACTACATGGACGTCTCCTACGGCATCAACAACACCGACGACTGGGCCTGGCAGAACACCTGCGGCGGGATCCTGCAGGGGTGGGCCGACGGCTCCAACGGCGCCGGCCACGGCGGCCCCGCCAGCCCGCCCTGGAAGACGACCAGCCTGGCGTCGATCGCCCTGCCGGCGGCCACGGTGCTCACCACCAACGCCAAGTTCCCCGACCTGTGGGCCGCCTCGGACCACGACATCCTGGTGGACGGAGCGCTCCCATGCGGCTTCACGCCGGTCGGCTACTTCTCGTGGGACTCGCTCGACCCGAACGTGATCGGCGCGTTCAACGGCCAGGTCAACGTCTCCTACTGCGACGGGCACGTGAAGTCGCGCCGGATCTCCGCGAGCTGTCCGAGCGACTGGACCGTGGCGGACGACGCCGCGGTCGACCCGCTCCCAGCGTGCCGCAAGTAG
- a CDS encoding DUF4832 domain-containing protein: MHGLASSAALAALLAATGALGQPAVTATPREIDAVMPNPHMGWETFHRPADTDRALPPWIPSTVTYLRWGWGTVEPTPGAIDTAMLDGALAAARKAGQRLAFRIMCCSSEPSEPYQPAWLARVGGRIARTTYDGVALEVPDLDDPVTLERHLSLIRRLGARYDGSPDLDHVDLGSVGWWGEWHMSGGGPVPMPRKETCRRIVDAYLSAFRRTPLLMLIGGGEQTAYACARGAGWRADCLGDMGGFSANWCHMRQGYPQWFREASLREAWRRAPVAYESCWDMRKWVQEKWPLRYIFNYALATHASYFNNKSAPLPDGPDVRKEIERFLRRLGYRLVLRQVCHPAAVAAGTTVEVASRWQNVGSAPCYRPYRVAWRLRRAGATRAQALGRAVSGWMPGEVALFTPEFLESPPDLPPGPIVAERDRLTLRADLDPGEYALEVAVVDPATRAPAVRLAIEGRATDGWYPVSHLRVTRRRAGR; the protein is encoded by the coding sequence ATGCACGGTCTCGCATCGTCGGCCGCGCTCGCGGCGCTGCTTGCGGCCACAGGGGCCCTCGGCCAGCCGGCCGTCACCGCGACTCCGCGCGAGATCGACGCCGTCATGCCCAACCCGCACATGGGCTGGGAGACGTTTCATCGGCCGGCCGATACCGACCGCGCGTTGCCGCCCTGGATCCCCTCGACCGTCACCTACCTGCGCTGGGGCTGGGGAACCGTCGAGCCCACGCCGGGCGCGATCGACACCGCGATGCTCGACGGCGCACTGGCCGCCGCGCGCAAGGCCGGGCAGCGGCTCGCGTTCCGCATCATGTGCTGCAGCTCCGAGCCCTCCGAGCCCTACCAGCCGGCCTGGCTGGCGCGGGTCGGCGGCCGCATCGCGCGCACGACCTACGACGGCGTCGCCCTGGAGGTGCCGGACCTCGATGACCCGGTCACCCTCGAGCGGCACCTCTCACTGATCCGGCGGCTCGGCGCGCGCTACGACGGCAGCCCCGACCTGGACCACGTGGACCTCGGCTCCGTGGGGTGGTGGGGAGAGTGGCACATGAGCGGCGGCGGGCCCGTGCCCATGCCCCGGAAGGAGACCTGCCGGCGCATCGTCGACGCCTACCTGAGCGCGTTCCGCCGAACGCCGCTTCTGATGCTGATCGGCGGAGGCGAGCAGACCGCCTACGCTTGCGCGCGCGGCGCGGGCTGGCGCGCGGACTGCCTGGGCGATATGGGGGGCTTCTCCGCCAACTGGTGCCACATGCGCCAGGGCTACCCTCAGTGGTTCCGCGAGGCGAGCCTGCGGGAGGCGTGGAGGCGCGCGCCAGTGGCCTACGAGTCGTGCTGGGACATGCGCAAGTGGGTGCAGGAGAAGTGGCCGCTGCGCTACATCTTCAACTACGCGCTGGCCACGCACGCCTCGTACTTTAACAACAAGTCGGCGCCGCTGCCGGACGGGCCGGACGTCCGCAAGGAGATCGAGCGGTTCCTGAGACGCCTGGGGTACCGGCTCGTTCTGCGCCAGGTATGCCACCCGGCCGCCGTGGCGGCCGGGACGACGGTGGAGGTCGCCAGCCGATGGCAGAACGTGGGCTCCGCCCCGTGCTACCGGCCCTATCGCGTGGCGTGGCGGCTGCGCCGGGCCGGGGCGACCCGCGCGCAGGCCCTGGGCCGCGCCGTGAGCGGCTGGATGCCGGGCGAGGTGGCGCTGTTCACGCCGGAGTTCCTCGAGTCGCCGCCGGACCTGCCGCCCGGGCCGATCGTGGCCGAACGCGACCGGCTGACGCTGCGGGCGGACCTGGATCCCGGCGAGTATGCGCTGGAGGTCGCCGTCGTCGACCCGGCCACGCGCGCTCCGGCGGTTCGCCTGGCGATCGAGGGCCGGGCCACCGATGGCTGGTACCCCGTCAGCCACCTGCGGGTGACTCGGCGCCGCGCAGGGCGCTAG